One window of the Rhipicephalus sanguineus isolate Rsan-2018 chromosome 2, BIME_Rsan_1.4, whole genome shotgun sequence genome contains the following:
- the LOC125757352 gene encoding uncharacterized protein LOC125757352, with protein MISAHLMSTATWFADIESHGSDHVPTYISLGCPKQYTQRRVGGVLSPTLFNISLIGLERCIPASVEISLYADDICIWSSGRNRRVLRARLQKALNSIEKFLLGRGLMMSPEKCAAVAFTRRDVSRYTLKVANSPIRYVQSHKFLGVTIDRLMTWTPQVRILKEKVASYASIFRMLSSNAGGCSVSALLRMYTALCEGLLRYSLPALHGISQTNIQALTGAQAKALRVCLGLPKNTSSIGTLAESRRLSAAVLLQQEFLRVHLRYATRMPGHPLASDSSLVVRSLLPLHYESASMPTEPSWKIPSWSIITFVPGFKNKRRTPGPALIYTDGSVTPTSSAIGVWIPSANVTISATLSHRTSSTATELAALRAAFNYIVDQTAESWVIFTDSRAALQSLKSPSTQDQLVMDIKYLCNKACDLHHRIALQWIPAHCGIQGNVHADDAHHVLCECKRYAPERQSLKAALHLQRGSCLELRHVLGPWQSSTCALRATKALLNFLRATSLNQTL; from the exons ATGATCTCCGCGCACCTCATGTCCACGGCAACCTGGTTTGCTGACATCGAAAGTCATGGTAGTGACCACGTGCCAACCTACATCTCCTTGGGCTGTCCTAAGCAGTACACGCAACGGAGGGTG ggcggtgttctAAGTCCAACCTTATTCAACATCTCTCTCATTGGACTGGAGAGGTGTATCCCTGCATCGGTCGAaatctctctctatgcagatgacatttgtatatggagcagtggtcgcaacagacgtgtcctacgagcaagactacaaaaagctctcaattcaatcgaaaaattcttactggggcgaggtctaatgatgtcaccagaaaaatgcgccgccgttgcttttacgaggcgtgatgtttcgcgctatacgttaaaggtagcgaattctcccattcggtatgtgcaaagtcacaagtttctgggagtgacaatcgacaggctaatgacatggacgccccaagttcgaatactaaaggaaaaagttgcatcatatgcgagcatcttccgcatgttatcaagcaacgccgggggctgctccgtaagtgccctgctgcgaatgtatacggctctctgtgaaggtcttctaagatacagccttcctgcgttacatggcatttcacaaaccaacatacaagcgctgactggagctcaagcgaaagccctgagagtgtgccttggcctaccaaaaaacacatcaagtattggaacccttgccgaaagcagacgcctatcagctgcagtgcttctgcagcaggagtttcttcgagttcacttgcgttatgccaccagaatgccgggtcatccgcttgcttcagacagcagtcttgtggtgcggagcttgcttccgctgcattatgaaagcgcatcaatgcctacagagccatcgtggaaaattccttcgtggtcaataatcacttttgtgcctgggttcaagaacaagagacgtacacccggaccagcacta atttacactgatggctctgttacacctacatcgtctgcaattggtgtctggattccatctgccaatgtcaccatctctgccactcttagtcaccgcacttcatctacagcgactgaactggctgcactacgggctgcatttaattacattgtagatcagacagctgagtcttgggtcatcttcaccgactcaagagcggcgctgcagtctctgaagtccccaagcacgcaagaccaactcgtcatggacatcaaatatctatgcaacaaagcctgtgacctccatcaccgcattgctctgcagtggatacctgcccactgtggaatacaaggcaacgtccatgctgatgacgct catcatgttctttgtgaatgcaagcgatacgcaccagagagacagtctctgaaggcagccttgcatcttcaacggggatcgtgcttagagttgcgacatgttctgggcccatggcaaagcagcacctgtgcgctacgtgccacgaaagcgctgttgaatttcttgcgggccacgagcctgaaccaaactttgtaa